In Rosa chinensis cultivar Old Blush chromosome 1, RchiOBHm-V2, whole genome shotgun sequence, a genomic segment contains:
- the LOC112170001 gene encoding GTP-binding protein ERG-like, translating to MKSLRALRLLSSKPANTTPSPTFLLLCRSFYATQPEQSDPTHTPSSSEFDAENSFDSTLYELPIAASDSKPQNPIWDEKYRSKADRLVNADETHKAKLRFLKEEEDERKRRLLAKALLEAALERGDEEESDGEEEVVKEEDQKSLTVGIIAGLPMPKSLR from the coding sequence ATGAAATCTTTGAGAGCCCTGAGGCTCCTCTCTTCCAAACCCGCCAACACCACTCCATCCCCAACCTTCCTTCTCCTCTGCCGCAGCTTCTATGCCACCCAACCTGAACAATCCGATCCCACCCACACCCCATCCTCCTCAGAATTCGACGCCGAAAACAGCTTCGATAGTACCCTCTACGAGTTACCCATTGCCGCTTCGGATTCCAAACCCCAAAACCCGATTTGGGACGAGAAGTACAGAAGCAAAGCTGACAGATTGGTAAATGCTGATGAGACCCATAAAGCAAAGCTGAGGTTtttgaaggaggaggaggacgagaGGAAGCGGAGGCTGCTCGCTAAGGCGCTGCTTGAGGCGGCGCTGGAGAGAGGAGATGAGGAGGAATCGGACGGTGAGGAGGAGGTGGTCAAGGAGGAGGACCAGAAGTCGTTGACGGTTGGGATTATTGCGGGgctcccaatgccaaaaagtcTGCGCTGA